The Henckelia pumila isolate YLH828 chromosome 2, ASM3356847v2, whole genome shotgun sequence genome includes a window with the following:
- the LOC140877318 gene encoding uncharacterized protein, which yields MDYEGLLFVPGVNNGGFYGFPERSRRRASWNLLHTLAHRSSLLWKKIGRLRHPTSIINDFRETLNVCGLFDLVMKGHWFTWERSRGTTHFVDERLDRALAISSWLGVFSTSEVINLDVVSSDHNVILLKPSSTVFCRNKRFRFENSWLLESKCKAIVKQGWLNCNDEDIRNRIASCGRVGEIFRFWGIM from the exons ATGGATTATGAAGGGCTTCTCTTTGTGCCTGGCGTCAATAATGGGG GATTCTATGGCTTCCCTGAAAGGAGTAGAAGACGGGCTTCTTGGAATTTATTACACACTTTAGCTCATCGCTCATCCCTTCTTTG GAAAAAAATAGGTAGGTTACGTCATCCAACATCTATTATCAACGACTTTAGAGAAACTCTAAATGTTTGTGGTTTATTTGATCTGGTGATGAAAGGCCATTGGTTTACTTGGGAACGTAGTCGGGGCACAACGCATTTTGTAGATGAGAGACTTGATAGAGCTCTTGCTATCTCATCGTGGTTGGGGGTATTTTCTACTTCTGAAGTAATTAACCTAGATGTGGTGTCCTCTGATCATAATGTTATTTTGTTGAAGCCATCATCTACGGTTTTCTGTCGCAATAAGCGCTTTAGATTTGAAAATTCTTGGCTATTGGAATCTAAGTGCAAAGCCATTGTCAAGCAGGGATGGTTGAATTGTAATGATGAGGATATCCGAAATAGAATTGCAAGTTGTGGGAGAGTCGGAGAGATCTTCAGATTTTGGGGGATAATGTGA
- the LOC140880050 gene encoding uncharacterized protein, producing the protein MAEEDTAAARVNGEYHSETSEYSSEDEGIEDYKRGGYHAVRIGDAFKNGRYVVQTKLGWGHFSTVWLAWDSNKSIYVALKVQKSAEHYTEAAMDEVTILKQIAEGDPEDNKCVVKLLDHFKHSGPNGQHVCMVFEYLGDNLLTLIKYADYRGVPLHMAKEICFHILVGLDYLHRQLSIIHTDLKPENILLLSMIDPAKDPRKSGAPLILPSSRSKIVPKFEPSNDHNSSYSGLTKNQKKKSRRKAKRAAHKCVGPEGSTRAELDDEASSPEASQRYGKSNGESVEEERITSVAEAETNNGANIECKGTKVRKRGSRSERQKLLAEVDLKCKLVDFGNACWTYKQFTSDIQTRQYRCPEVILGSKYSTSADMWSLACICFELATGDVLFDPHTGDNYDRDEDHLALMMELLGMMPRKVALGGRYSREFFNRFGDLRHIKRLKFWPLNKLLVEKYEFSEQDANEMADFLVQMLEFVPEKRPTAAQCLNHPWIVGRPRQLTSSLSSKAIDNGGSDKKCENDEREAMEVRVGNIAIDVTPTEKDCDSKFKGKQWRSESET; encoded by the exons ATGGCGGAGGAGGATACGGCGGCCGCGAGGGTCAATGGCGAATACCATAGCGAGACCAGTGAGTACAGCTCGGAGGATGAGGGTATCGAGGATTACAAGCGCGGCGGCTATCACGCTGTAAGGATCGGCGATGCCTTCAAGAACGGGAGATACGTTGTTCAGACCAAGCTTGGATGGGGACACTTCTCCACTGTGTGGCTGGCCTGGGACTCGAATAAATCT ATTTATGTAGCTCTGAAAGTTCAAAAGAGTGCTGAACATTACACAGAAGCTGCAATGGATGAGGTGACAATATTAAAACAGATTGCCGAAGGTGATCCAGAAGACAATAAATGTGTTGTGAAGCTTTTGGACCACTTCAAGCATTCAGGACCAAATGGACAGCATGTGTGTATGGTTTTTGAATACTTGGGAGACAACTTGTTGACACTGATTAAATATGCAGACTACAGAGGTGTTCCTCTTCACATGGCTAAAGAAATCTGCTTCCACATTTTGGTGGGATTGGATTATCTTCATCGTCAGCTATCAATCATACATACAGATTTGAAGCCGGAGAACATACTACTCCTGTCTATGATAGATCCAGCTAAGGATCCAAGAAAGTCAGGAGCCCCTCTTATTCTCCCATCCAGTAGAAGCAAAATTGTGCCCAAGTTTGAGCCTTCTAATGATCATAATAGTTCATATAGTGGCCTGACTAAGAACCAGAAAAAGAAATCTCGAAGAAAAGCCAAGCGAGCGGCTCATAAATGTGTTGGGCCAGAAGGTTCCACGAGAGCTGAGCTTGATGATGAAGCAAGTAGTCCTGAAGCTTCTCAGCGGTATGGTAAGTCCAATGGAGAGTCTGTTGAAGAAGAAAGGATTACTTCAGTTGCAGAAGCAGAAACTAATAATGGAGCAAATATTGAATGTAAAGGAACCAAGGTTCGTAAGAGAGGGAGTCGATCAGAGAGGCAGAAGCTCTTGGCTGAGGTTGACCTAAAGTGCAAGTTGGTTGATTTTGGAAATGCATGTTGGACATACAAACAATTCACAAGTGATATTCAGACGAGGCAATATAGATGTCCAGAGGTTATTTTAGGATCTAAGTACTCAACATCAGCTGATATGTGGTCACTTgcttgtatttgctttgaactGGCTACCGGTGATGTTTTATTTGATCCACATACCGGTGATAATTATGATCGTGATGAG GATCATTTGGCCTTGATGATGGAGCTTCTCGGAATGATGCCGCGCAAG GTTGCCTTAGGCGGGCGTTACTCACGCGAATTCTTTAACAGATTTGGAGATCTGAGACATATTAAAAGGTTAAAATTTTGGCCTCTTAATAAGTTGCTGGTGGAAAAATATGAGTTCTCTGAACAAGACGCGAATGAGATGGCAGATTTTCTTGTCCAGATGTTAGAATTCGTGCCTGAGAAGAGACCAACTGCAGCACAATGTCTCAATCATCCATGGATTGTAGGACGGCCTCGACAGCTTACGTCCTCTCTGTCTTCAAAGGCGATTGACAACGGTGGTTCCGACAAGAAATGTGAGAATGATGAAAGGGAAGCAATGGAGGTCAGAGTCGGAAACATTGCTATCGATGTAACTCCTACTGAGAAAGACTGTGATTCCAAGTTTAAAGGGAAGCAATGGAGGTCAGAGTCCGAAACATAG